Proteins encoded together in one Balaenoptera ricei isolate mBalRic1 chromosome 2, mBalRic1.hap2, whole genome shotgun sequence window:
- the LOC132356283 gene encoding LOW QUALITY PROTEIN: uncharacterized protein LOC132356283 (The sequence of the model RefSeq protein was modified relative to this genomic sequence to represent the inferred CDS: inserted 3 bases in 2 codons) gives MAASGSPGPTPSPXPGGNAPSPTAAGPWLGERRKRTYLRTVPSAEAARGVPGXPRRSRRGGGYCSALRPIVSLPRGSRRSRALEPGSSPARHLLPPLWKRPPPPRAACPGPRLRATGPARLTGRCQPTPLRPRPPPSWRGPGGLFPAARGRRSRVPAGRGGALPGAGAVPRDARPEAAPGTPREGPGGTGEPGPGAGLLHV, from the exons ATGGCGGCGTCCGGCTCCCCGGGGCCAACTCCGAGTC TGCCTGGAGGAAACGCGCCGAGCCCCACCGCCGCCGGCCCctggctgggggagaggagaaaaagaacttACCTCCGGACGGTCCCGTCGGCGGAGGCAGCGCGGGGAGTCCCGGG GCCCAGGAGGTCCCGGCGCGGCGGCGGCTACTGCAGTGCCCTCCGCCCCATTGTTTCCCTTCCAAGAGGATCCCGGCGAAGCCGAGCCCTGGAACCAGGAAGTTCCCCGGCGCGACACCTCCTGCCGCCGCTATGGAAACGGCCCCCGCCTCCCAGGGCGGCTTGCCCGGGACCCCGCCTCCGCGCCACCGGCCCCGCCCGCCTCACGGGCCGCTGCCAACCGACGCCGCTGCGGCCGCGGCCGCCGCCATCTTGGCGCGGCCCGGGCGGCCTCTTCCCGGCGGCACGTGGGCGCCGCTCCCGCGTTCCCGCCGGCCGCGGGGGCGCGCTGCCGGGTGCGGGCGCCGTTCCCCGGGATGCGCGGCCAGAAGCGGCGCCTGGAACCCCGAGGGAAGGCCCGGGCGGCACTGGAGAGCCAGGACCTGGAGCGGGGCTTCTTCATGTGTGA